A section of the Pseudanabaena mucicola str. Chao 1806 genome encodes:
- a CDS encoding response regulator yields MTTEDRDNNKHPPQEEIISEITASEPALILIVDDDIFMRKILVRYLERENYRVVEAANGLEALKLFQEYQPDLILLDAVMPVLDGFECCLRLQKLPQGDHTPILIITALENRESVDRAYEVGASDYVAKPIHWAVLRHRVRRLLEQANLRQKLESANRRLAVVIKELQRLVSIDGLTQVANRRCLDEYLEQEFKRSCREKIPISLVLCDIDFFKKYNDNYGHQEGDLCLQAVAQSISKATNRPADLVARYGGEEFVIVLPNTDQEGGMNIAVKATELVRSLQIPHDYSEVAPYVTISCGVATLFPHQHTQAINLLLKSADRALYVAKAEGRNCVRQSDLVND; encoded by the coding sequence ATGACAACCGAAGATCGCGATAACAATAAGCATCCTCCTCAAGAAGAAATTATTTCTGAGATAACAGCATCCGAACCCGCGCTAATTTTAATTGTGGATGATGATATATTTATGCGGAAAATTTTGGTGCGTTATTTGGAGCGCGAAAACTATCGAGTTGTTGAAGCAGCCAATGGATTAGAAGCATTGAAACTTTTCCAAGAGTATCAACCAGATTTGATATTGCTAGATGCGGTGATGCCTGTATTGGATGGTTTTGAATGCTGTTTAAGGCTCCAAAAATTACCGCAGGGGGATCATACTCCTATTTTAATCATCACTGCACTTGAGAATCGTGAATCTGTTGATCGAGCCTATGAAGTGGGCGCTTCAGATTATGTGGCTAAACCAATTCATTGGGCAGTATTACGCCACAGGGTAAGGCGTTTACTTGAACAAGCAAATTTGCGCCAGAAATTAGAGTCCGCGAATCGACGTTTGGCTGTAGTTATCAAAGAACTTCAACGATTAGTCTCCATCGATGGCTTGACTCAGGTTGCCAATCGCCGATGTTTAGATGAATATCTAGAACAAGAATTTAAGCGTTCTTGTAGAGAAAAAATCCCTATCTCCTTAGTTTTATGTGATATCGATTTTTTCAAGAAATATAACGACAATTACGGACATCAAGAAGGGGATCTTTGTTTACAAGCTGTTGCTCAATCAATTAGCAAAGCTACTAACCGTCCTGCGGATTTAGTTGCTCGTTATGGGGGGGAAGAATTTGTGATTGTATTACCGAATACAGATCAAGAGGGCGGCATGAACATTGCTGTGAAGGCGACAGAATTGGTGCGATCGCTCCAGATACCCCATGATTATTCTGAAGTTGCCCCCTATGTAACGATTAGTTGTGGCGTAGCAACACTGTTTCCCCATCAACATACTCAGGCAATCAATTTACTTCTTAAATCTGCTGATCGTGCTTTATATGTTGCCAAAGCAGAAGGACGCAATTGTGTACGTCAAAGTGACTTAGTAAATGATTGA
- a CDS encoding precorrin-8X methylmutase, with product MEWHITDAQSLAIIDQEIGEHSLSPSEYEIVRQVIYATADFEYKHLVRFSEQALQAGASALAARTTIVVDVPTVHAAIFPKVCDTFANPIYCGVDAITRPQKGKTQAAWGIETLAKRYPEAIFVIGESQSALTTLVDLIEVEEVKPALVIGAPAGFIDNDVIKSRLNDSQIPHIRVDGRKGNAIAASAIFNALVSLAWQAYGTYVGY from the coding sequence ATGGAATGGCATATTACTGATGCACAAAGCTTAGCAATCATTGATCAAGAAATTGGTGAACACTCACTATCACCATCCGAATATGAGATTGTGCGCCAAGTAATTTATGCCACAGCAGATTTTGAGTATAAACATCTTGTAAGGTTTTCCGAGCAGGCTTTGCAAGCGGGAGCCTCAGCTCTAGCAGCCCGTACTACCATTGTTGTCGATGTTCCTACTGTGCATGCGGCTATCTTTCCCAAGGTCTGCGATACCTTTGCCAATCCGATTTATTGTGGTGTTGATGCGATCACTCGTCCGCAAAAAGGTAAAACTCAAGCTGCTTGGGGAATCGAGACCTTAGCAAAGCGCTATCCTGAAGCCATATTTGTGATTGGGGAATCGCAGTCTGCATTGACAACTCTAGTAGATTTGATCGAAGTTGAAGAAGTGAAGCCTGCTTTAGTGATTGGTGCACCTGCTGGCTTTATTGACAATGATGTGATTAAGTCACGGCTCAATGATTCACAAATCCCCCATATTCGGGTCGATGGGCGTAAGGGGAATGCAATCGCAGCCTCTGCCATATTTAATGCATTGGTGAGCTTAGCATGGCAAGCTTATGGCACCTATGTAGGATACTGA